The Streptomyces sp. NBC_01268 genome window below encodes:
- the serB gene encoding phosphoserine phosphatase SerB: MSASQTSDVPAPDVPAPDVPASDVPTLLVKIFGKDRPGITAGLFDTLAAYSVDVVDIEQVVSRGRLVLCALVTEPTVASQGELRATVHSWAESMKLQAEIISGTGDNRPRGEGRSHVTVLGHPLTAEQTAAIAARIAGTGGNIDRIFRLAKYPVTAVEFAVSGCETEPLRTALATEAHSVGVDVAVVSAGLHRRAQRLVVMDVDSTLIQDEVIELFAAHAGCEDEVAEVTAAAMRGELDFEQSLHARVELLAGLDASVVDKVRSEVRLTPGARTLIRTLKRLGYQVGVVSGGFTQVTDDLKEKLGLDFAQANTLEIKDGRLTGRVTGEIVDRAGKARLLRRFAEEAGVPLAQTVAIGDGANDLDMLNAAGLGVAFNAKPVVRRAADTAVNVPFLDTVLYLLGITREEVEVADGGAEDLLH; encoded by the coding sequence ATGAGCGCATCGCAGACCTCAGACGTTCCCGCCCCGGACGTTCCCGCCCCGGACGTCCCGGCCTCGGACGTGCCCACGCTTCTCGTCAAGATCTTCGGGAAGGACCGTCCCGGGATCACCGCCGGACTCTTCGACACTCTCGCCGCCTACTCCGTCGACGTCGTGGACATCGAGCAGGTCGTCTCCCGCGGCCGGCTCGTCCTGTGCGCGCTCGTCACCGAGCCGACCGTCGCCTCCCAGGGCGAGCTGCGCGCCACCGTGCACAGCTGGGCCGAGTCCATGAAGCTCCAGGCCGAGATCATCTCGGGCACCGGCGACAACCGGCCGCGCGGCGAGGGACGCTCCCACGTCACCGTGCTGGGGCACCCGCTGACCGCGGAGCAGACGGCCGCCATAGCGGCCAGGATCGCGGGGACCGGCGGCAACATCGACCGCATCTTCCGGCTGGCCAAGTACCCGGTGACGGCGGTGGAGTTCGCCGTCTCGGGTTGTGAGACGGAGCCACTGCGGACCGCGCTGGCCACCGAGGCCCACTCGGTCGGCGTGGACGTGGCCGTGGTCTCGGCCGGACTGCACCGGCGGGCCCAGCGGCTCGTCGTCATGGACGTCGACTCGACCCTCATCCAGGACGAGGTCATCGAGCTGTTCGCGGCCCACGCGGGCTGCGAGGACGAGGTCGCCGAGGTGACGGCGGCGGCGATGCGCGGCGAGCTGGACTTCGAGCAGTCGCTGCACGCGCGGGTGGAGCTGCTGGCCGGGCTGGACGCGTCGGTGGTGGACAAGGTCCGCTCCGAGGTGCGGCTGACGCCCGGGGCGCGCACCCTGATCCGCACCCTCAAGCGGCTCGGCTACCAGGTGGGTGTGGTGTCCGGCGGCTTCACCCAGGTCACCGACGACCTCAAGGAGAAGCTGGGGCTCGACTTCGCCCAGGCCAACACCCTGGAGATCAAGGACGGCCGGCTGACCGGCCGGGTGACCGGCGAGATCGTCGACCGGGCGGGCAAGGCACGGCTGCTGCGCCGCTTCGCCGAGGAGGCCGGGGTGCCGCTGGCGCAGACGGTCGCGATCGGCGACGGCGCCAACGACCTGGACATGCTGAACGCGGCCGGTCTGGGGGTGGCGTTCAACGCCAAGCCCGTGGTGCGCCGGGCGGCGGACACGGCGGTCAACGTGCCGTTCCTGGACACGGTGCTCTACCTGCTCGGGATCACCCGCGAGGAGGTCGAGGTCGCGGACGGCGGCGCGGAGGACCTGCTGCACTGA